Proteins encoded together in one Prunus dulcis chromosome 3, ALMONDv2, whole genome shotgun sequence window:
- the LOC117623322 gene encoding protein FAR1-RELATED SEQUENCE 2-like isoform X5, translated as MGLNAVDEGKRVIQEPQNGLEFESKEEAYSYYREYARSVGFGITIKASRRSKKSGKFIDIKIACSRFGSKRESGTTVNPRLCITKTDCKASVHIKRKDDGKWVVHSFIKEHNHEMCPDDFIYAISGRNKKPATVVCQKKGLQSALGEEDVRVMFEHFMCMQDEDPNFFYAIDFDHEKRLRSVFWIDAKCRHDCSSFCDAVFFDTYYVRNNYRIPFVPIVGVNHHFQYILLGCALMGEETIPAFVWLMRTWLKVVGGQAPRLIITDQDKYLKEAVADVFTDAYHCFCLWHVLTRIPENVGFFIKENEIFMEKFNKCIYRSWTVEQFEKKWWKLVDRFELRENAWVHSLFEDRKKWVPTYMQDSFMAGMSTKERSGSITSFFDRYISQEATVNDFIEQYKGFQKDMYDMEVNAALETQDKQPGLRSLSPFEKQMATIYTGSVFKKFKVEVLGLASCQLQKDGENEATAIFRVDDLEERQNFTVSWNEAELKVSCSCHSFEYNGFLCRHAILVLQVSGVSSIPSHYILKRWTKDAKVRCTVSDGPKRLNYRVQRFNDLCKLAVKLGEEGSLSPETYHIAFQALEAALKHCVDANNSVRTVSEANMSANHGFNDAEEVNPSSNMAKSSKKKKTYKKRKAQTEQDSGTIRLQDSCQQMEEQMKSRAHNRDNCYVPQQELEGEHGSRSRGLDSYYGAQQSMQGMGQLNSIAPISDGYYGNQQATQGQLHSLPTRVGHYGTQQSMRGMGQLSFRSPTVQSCFDIQGNLQDMEQSAGSSHFHGNASKRLHGKHQTQ; from the exons ATGGGGTTGAATGCTGTTGATGAGGGGAAGAGAGTAATTCAGGAACCCCAAAATGGTTTGGAATTTGAGTCTAAGGAAGAAGCTTATTCTTACTACAGAGAATATGCTCGGTCTGTGGGATTTGGCATCACAATTAAAGCCAGTCGGCGCTCCAAAAAATCTGGAAAGTTCATTGATATAAAAATTGCATGTTCTAGATTCGGAAGCAAGCGCGAGTCTGGAACAACTGTCAATCCAAGACTTTGTATAACAAAGACAGACTGCAAAGCTAGCGTGCATATAAAGAGGAAAGATGATGGGAAATGGGTTGTACATAGTTTCATAAAGGAGCACAACCATGAAATGTGCCCAGATGATTTTATTTATGCTATCAGCGGAAGAAACAAGAAACCTGCTACTGTTGTCTGCCAAAAGAAAGGTCTACAGTCAGCTTTAGGTGAGGAAGATGTGAGAGTAATGTTCGAACATTTTATGTGTATGCAGGACGAGGATCCCAACTTCTTCTATGCAATAGATTTTGACCATGAAAAACGACTGAGAAGTGTATTTTGGATTGATGCAAAATGCAGGCATGATTGTAGTAGTTTTTGTGATGCAGTCTTCTTTGACACTTACTATGTTAGAAACAATTATAGAATTCCTTTTGTTCCTATTGTTGGAGTCAACCATCACTTCCAGTACATTTTGCTTGGATGTGCATTGATGGGAGAAGAGACCATCCCAGCTTTTGTTTGGTTAATGCGGACATGGCTTAAAGTAGTGGGTGGCCAAGCTCCAAGACTGATTATCACTGATCAAGACAAATACTTGAAAGAAGCTGTAGCAGATGTATTTACTGATGCATaccattgtttttgtttatggcATGTATTGACCAGGATTCCTGAAAATGTGGGTTTTTTCATAAAGGAGAATGAAATATTCATggaaaaattcaacaaatgcATTTACCGGTCCTGGACAGTTGaacaatttgaaaagaaatggTGGAAATTGGTTGATAGATTTGAACTAAGAGAAAATGCATGGGTTCACTCATTGTTTGAAGATCGTAAAAAGTGGGTTCCAACTTATATGCAGGATTCATTTATGGCTGGAATGTCTACAAAGGAGCGTTCTGGAAGTATaacttcattctttgataggTACATTTCTCAAGAAGCTACAGTTAACGATTTTATTGAGCAGTACAAAGGATTTCAGAAAGATATGTATGACATGGAAGTTAATGCTGCTCTTGAAACACAGGATAAACAACCCGGATTAAGATCTCTCTCAccttttgaaaaacaaatggcaACTATCTATACAGGTtctgtatttaaaaaatttaaggtCGAGGTTTTGGGACTAGCTTCTTGTCAATTGCAGAAAGACGGTGAAAATGAAGCAACTGCAATTTTCCGGGTTGATGATTTGGAAGAACGCCAAAATTTTACTGTCTCTTGGAATGAAGCAGAATTAAAAGTAAGTTGTTCATGTCATTCATTTGAATACAACGGTTTTCTCTGCAGACATGCAATTCTGGTCCTCCAAGTGTCTGGTGTTTCCAGCATCCCATCCCATTATATTTTGAAGCGTTGGACGAAGGATGCAAAAGTTAGGTGTACTGTTAGTGATGGACCGAAGAGGCTTAACTACAGAGTGCAACGTTTCAACGATCTGTGTAAATTAGCTGTTAAATTGGGTGAAGAGGGGTCTTTATCTCCAGAAACTTACCACATTGCATTTCAGGCATTAGAGGCAGCATTGAAACATTGTGTGGATGCCAATAATTCTGTAAGAACTGTTTCCGAAGCCAACATGTCAGCTAATCATGGTTTTAATGATGCGGAAGAAGTCAATCCCAGCAGCAATATGGCAAAGTCttctaagaaaaagaaaacatacaaaaaaagaaag GCGCAGACTGAACAAGATAGCGGAACTATCAGGTTGCAAGACAGCTGCCAGCAGATG GAGGAACAGATGAAATCCAGAGCACATAACCGTGATAATTGTTACGTTCCTCAGCAAGAATTGGAAGGG GAACACGGTTCAAGATCTCGTGGTCTTGATAGCTATTACGGTGCTCAACAGAGTATGCAAGGAATG GGACAGCTGAACTCAATTGCTCCTATCAGTGATGGTTATTATGGCAATCAGCAGGCCACACAG GGACAGTTGCATTCATTACCAACACGTGTTGGTCATTATGGGACCCAACAGAGTATGCGAGGAATG GGTCAACTTAGTTTCAGATCACCAACTGTGCAGAGCTGTTTTGACATTCAGGGCAATCTGCAAGATATG GAACAGTCTGCAGGCTCCTCGCACTTTCACGGCAATGCATCAAAGCGCCTGCACGGTAAGCACCAAACGCAATAG